In Bombus huntii isolate Logan2020A chromosome 3, iyBomHunt1.1, whole genome shotgun sequence, a single genomic region encodes these proteins:
- the LOC126864280 gene encoding palmitoyltransferase ZDHHC8 isoform X1, translating into MPKCDVKTRYLPATFAWTALLSTTTLFFCFPCQYYVFRWGTWVPALQGVITFFVLANFTLATFMDPGVIPKAPPDEDREDDFHAPLYKNVEINGITVRMKWCVTCKFYRPPRCSHCSVCNHCIETFDHHCPWVNNCIGRRNYRFFFFFLLSLSFHMLSIFGLCLYFVLERKQQLGEVDTIVALVLMGVVILLFIPIFGLTGFHVVLVSRGRTTNEQVTGKFNGGYNPFSHGCLHNCCYTQFGPQYPSLIKPEKYSGKRCGVSTSEISTIGSENQVKTYMDSSNGVRNASSNAYNKLSPGRDGSDTDMEPTASQSADCEPTPPVQRHGSKSNFFLPPVENSESPRHPPPSQHRHPMHHTRGSPHPRPRYVVNTYRGMNGSRSHTPDPLSPEASGSPATASQRGQGQGGASPTTQRIKAIGVPTPLAISSPIRRSNPGTPTQVRRPDFIGVNDAPTYYDVQQGNNTGIGAASGAVVTGYSPQRRFLSESELVRQGTDHSYSRTNNTVDNIRELAGSPQRGVYMWKDNSPGSYPAPTGTANATTHQSPSQRPPPPYDYYRSNPTSPTQQLYVNTPRAAYHPAMRGGVPVFPPHQSPQVKRKATMATPTTPTSGDTRRRPMSFVRALEMTDSMEMVSAPNENRSQRPTTPTPDRASVYDMNYEISV; encoded by the exons ATGCCGAAATGCGATGTAAAGACAAGGTATCTACCAGCTACGTTTGCCTGGACAGCCCTATTAAGCACCACGACACTCTTCTTCTGTTTTCC CTGTCAATATTACGTGTTTCGATGGGGGACATGGGTACCTGCTCTTCAAGGAGTCATTACCTTTTTTGTTTTGGCAAATTTTACACTAGCAACATTTATGGATCCAGGTGTTATTCCAAAAG CACCTCCTGACGAGGATAGAGAAGATGATTTCCATGCTccattatataaaaatgtagaaatcAATGGCATTACAGTTCGTATGAAATGGTGTGTTACATGCAAATTTTACAGACCTCCACGTTGTTCACATTGCAGCGTGTGCAATCATTGTATCGAG acATTCGATCATCACTGCCCATGGGTAAATAATTGTATTGGTAGGAGGAATTACaggttcttttttttctttctcctgtCACTTAGTTTTCATATGCTCAGTATATTTGGACTTTGCCTATATTTTGTATTGGAACGTAAGCAACAGTTGGGTGAAGTGGATACTATTGTGGC acTTGTACTTATGGGAGTGGTTATACTTCTGTTCATTCCAATCTTTGGACTGACTGGCTTTCACGTAGTACTTGTTTCCAGAGGACGTACGACAAATGAACAGGTAACGGGTAAATTTAATGGAGGCTACAATCCTTTTTCTCATGGTTGCTTACACAATTGCTGTTATACGCAATTTGGACCACAATACCCCAG TTTGATTAAGCCTGAAAAGTATTCAGGAAAACGGTGCGGAGTTTCTACATCTGAGATATCGACTATAGGCAGTGAGAACCAGGTAAAAACCTACATGGATAGCAGCAATGGTGTTAGAAATGCCAGTTCAAATGCTTACAATAAG TTGTCTCCTGGACGAGATGGGTCGGATACAGACATGGAACCTACCGCATCGCAATCTGCGGATTGCGAACCCACACCTCCAGTACAAAGACATGGTTCCAAAAGCAATTTCTTCCTGCCACCTGTGGAGAATAGCGAATCTCCCAGGCACCCTCCACCATCGCAACATCGCCATCCAATGCACCACACTAGAGGCAGCCCTCACCCAAGGccaag GTACGTTGTCAATACCTATAGGGGAATGAACGGTTCTCGGAGCCATACGCCTGATCCTTTATCGCCAGAAGCAAGTGGTTCACCAGCCACAGCTTCTCAAAGAGGCCAAGGTCAAGGGGGCGCTAGTCCAACAACGCAACGGATTAAAGCTATTGGAGTACCAACTCCACTTGCAATTTCCAGTCCTATTCGCAG ATCAAATCCAGGTACGCCGACGCAGGTTCGTCGGCCAGATTTTATAGGAGTTAACGACGCACCGACTTATTACGATGTACAGCAAGGAAATAATACCGGTATTGGTGCTGCTAGTGGTGCCGTCGTAACCGGTTATAGCCCGCAGCGACGGTTCTTGTCAGAAAGTGAACTCGTTCGTCAAGGTACTGATCATTCATATTCAAGAACTAACAATACTGTCGACAATATCCGAGAATTAGCGGGTTCACCTCAACGTGGTGTCTATATGTGGAAAGATAATTCTCCTGGCAGCTATCCTGCTCCAACCGGTACGGCAAATGCAACGACACATCAGTCACCCTCGCAAAGACCTCCACCACCGTACGATTATTACCGTTCCAATCCAACGAGTCCTACTCAACAATTGTACGTGAATACTCCTAGAGCGGCGTACCATCCTGCGATGAGGGGTGGAGTACCGGTCTTCCCACCGCATCAGTCGCCACAGGTGAAACGAAAAGCCACAATGGCGACACCAACTACTCCGACATCAGGCGATACTCGACGCAGACCAATGTCTTTTGTTAGAGCTTTGGAAATGACGGATTCTATGGAAATGGTGTCAGCGCCTAATGAGAACAGATCACAACGGCCCACAACGCCGACACCGGATCGTGCTAGTGTTTACGATATGAACTATGAGATATCCGTATAG
- the LOC126864320 gene encoding troponin C isoform X1 — protein sequence MCTGDHAIRIAILCDLASAFRHHGGPTYNIFHFSSRRSIFAPTSFLAGLPDAVDVFIPGRKSRGTSGIRRPPCEISVTMEEDEQKTAVMRKAFQMFDTTKSGFIDTLKISTILNTMGQLFDDADLNAIIAENDPEGTGKVNFDGFCRIAGRFLEEEDAEAMQEELKEAFRLYDREGNGYITTATLKEILAALDDKLTSADLDGIIAEIDTDGSGTVDFDEFMEMMTGE from the exons ATGTGTACAGGTGATCATGCAATTCGAATTGCAATCTTGTGTGATTTAGCGTCGGCCTTCCGACATCACGGAGGACCCActtataacatatttcatttttcgtcGCGTCGCTCTATTTTTGCGCCCACCAGTTTTCTAGCTGGTTTACCAGACGCTGTGGATGTCTTTATACCGGGACGGAAAAGCCGCGGCACTTCAGGTATCCGTCGTCCGCCGTGCGAGATATCCGTCACCATG GAGGAAGATGAGCAAAAAACGGCTGTGATGCGAAAAGCGTTCCAAATGTTCGATACGACGAAAAGCGGCTTCATCGACACGCTGAAGATTTCAACGATATTGAACACAATGGGTCAACTATTCGACGATGCAGATTTGAACGCTATCATCGCGGAGAACGATCCAGAAGGGACTGGTAAGGTGAACTTTGATGGCTTCTGCAGAATTGCTGGTCGATTcttagaagaagaagatgcCGAGGCGATGCAGGAAGAATTGAAAGAGGCCTTCCGTTTGTACGATCGCGAAGGAAATGGATACATCACAACGGCTACGTTAAAGGAAATTCTTGCTGCTCTGGATGACAAACTCACTAGCGCGGATTTAGATGGTATAATTGCTGAAATTGATACTGATGGATCGGGAACAGTTGATTTCGATG aattcATGGAGATGATGACTGGGGAATAA
- the LOC126864320 gene encoding troponin C isoform X2 produces the protein MRKAFQMFDTTKSGFIDTLKISTILNTMGQLFDDADLNAIIAENDPEGTGKVNFDGFCRIAGRFLEEEDAEAMQEELKEAFRLYDREGNGYITTATLKEILAALDDKLTSADLDGIIAEIDTDGSGTVDFDEFMEMMTGE, from the exons ATGCGAAAAGCGTTCCAAATGTTCGATACGACGAAAAGCGGCTTCATCGACACGCTGAAGATTTCAACGATATTGAACACAATGGGTCAACTATTCGACGATGCAGATTTGAACGCTATCATCGCGGAGAACGATCCAGAAGGGACTGGTAAGGTGAACTTTGATGGCTTCTGCAGAATTGCTGGTCGATTcttagaagaagaagatgcCGAGGCGATGCAGGAAGAATTGAAAGAGGCCTTCCGTTTGTACGATCGCGAAGGAAATGGATACATCACAACGGCTACGTTAAAGGAAATTCTTGCTGCTCTGGATGACAAACTCACTAGCGCGGATTTAGATGGTATAATTGCTGAAATTGATACTGATGGATCGGGAACAGTTGATTTCGATG aattcATGGAGATGATGACTGGGGAATAA
- the LOC126864332 gene encoding allergen Cr-PI-like, with translation MRCLIVLLALVALGACGNVKQQHAADQNLLSKQQDIIQLLQKISQPIPNQELQNLGETYEIESNAHQYNNPIIVMYYAGAVKAGLVQPQGTVFTNSISQLRKEVSLLYRILLGAKDYQTFLKTAAWARVHVNEGQFVKALVGAVLTRSDTQGVILPPVYEILPQYHLDARIIQEAQNIAIQKVQEGGIQNILIPVNYSALLSQDEHQLSYFTQDVGLAAYYSYINLAGYILGEQDQQQQQQQQQQPLTQQQYQQQIVGKYLQQGGQQDQQSTIAHGAQYLYLHQQLLAHYELNRLSNGLGPISEINYENVQAPYQPHLRVLNGLEFAGRPENLQLQPQKNKLIQSVITLEQRLMDAIDSGNVITPQGAFLSLYQPQGMNILGDLIEGTGRSVNPRYYGSLQAVARKLLGNAPEAQNIWDYTPSALELGQTAVHDPAFYQLFKKVMNLYQQYQQSLPAYQYNDLVLPGVTIQNVDVSQLVTLFSDYYIDLNGVTGQSNQQQQQQQQQQQQQQQQDQQQEQQQNVKAYLKRLDHQPYQYKVMVHSEQNVPSAVVRVFLGPKYDYQGKPISISQSRHLFVQLDQFIQNLHSGQNIIIRNSQQAPGQSPDWPSTSEIQQGVNAAIRSQEPFFITEPHQIFSFPARLSLPKGQQQGFPLQFLVVISSPNPLNMPYGPVIPEQNLSYQAQQYQIVNANQYQQLKQQGQLWQMGGGVQQNVEVLPENLANAQQQIDAVRNHYANVYTRYHGQYPNAQIQNPVGQGQDMTYSIQGVGVVNAAGVGGSQSLGLHGHIAVQSQQQIEQQAQQIQQQIQAATAAAQQGQQGQHQGQGAQMIWNAQQQQQQQQQLHHGQHINSWSPSHIAQSVVQSAQQGLQALSGLAGAQGLQGTQGAQGVQGVQGVKSVSGVKAVSGVKNVAGVQGVAGVQGVAGVQGVAGVQGVAGVQGVAGVQGVQGVQSAAGVQGVAGVQGVQGVQGTQQGGIQGGVQGLSAVLQGGVSSQSWGIGQGLQGVNVPYGMQGAQGMGGVQSWPNSQVQGGISGSGIVASGQQHAGGFQGIYAQAQTVQDPSVSEYYQNKPISEIIGGAISLDGKPLGFPLERPLAPGALSVSNIFVQDVLVFHQGQPTNDITQP, from the exons ATGAGGTGCTTAATTGTCCTGTTGGCTCTGGTGGCCTTAGGGGCCTGTGGAAATGTCAAACAACAACATGCTG CTGACCAGAATCTCCTTAGCAAACAGCAGGACATCATCCAACTCCTGCAGAAGATCTCACAGCCAATCCCGAACCAAGAACTTCAGAACCTTGGTGAAACTTATGAAATTGAGAGCAATGCTCACCAGTACAATAACCCAATCATAGTAATGTACTATGCGGGTGCTGTGAAAGCTGGTTTAGTTCAACCTCAGGGTACAGTGTTCACTAATTCAATCAGCCAGCTTAGGAAAGAAGTTTCCCTACTCTACAGGATTCTATTGGGTGCCAAGGACTACCAGACTTTTCTTAAGACTGCTGCATGGGCCCGTGTTCATGTTAATGAAGGACAATTTGTTAAG GCCTTAGTTGGTGCTGTACTGACTCGCTCAGACACCCAAGGAGTCATCCTGCCACCTGTTTATGAAATCTTGCCCCAGTATCACTTGGATGCTAGAATCATCCAAGAAGCCCAAAACATTGCCATTCAAAAAGTCCAGGAAGGAGGAATTCAGAATATTCTCATCCCTGTTAACTACTCTGCACTCTTGTCTCAAGATGAACATCAACTGTCTTACTTCACTCAAGATGTTGGTCTTGCAGCATACTACTCCTATATCAACCTTGCTGGATACATTTTGGGAgaa CAGGAccaacaacaacagcaacaacagcaacaacagccTCTGACTCAACAACAGTATCAACAACAGATTGTAGGGAAATACTTACAACAAGGAGGACAACAGGATCAACAAAGCACCATTGCTCATGGAGCTCAATATCTGTATCTTCATCAACAACTTTTGGCTCACTACGAACTTAACCGTCTTTCGAACGGGCTTGGTCCAATCTCTGAAATTAACTACGAAAATGTACAAGCTCCTTACCAACCACATCTTCGCGTTCTCAATGGACTTGAATTTGCTGGTCGTCCAGAGAATCTTCAACTCCAACCTCAAAAGAATAAACTCATCCAAAGTGTTATTACTCTGGAACAAAGACTGATGGATGCCATTGACTCTGGCAATGTTATTACCCCACAAGGCGCCTTCCTTTCTTTGTACCAACCACAGGGTATGAACATTCTTGGTGACTTGATTGAAGGAACTGGTAGAAGCGTCAACCCAAGGTACTATGGAAGCCTCCAGGCTGTTGCTCGCAAACTCCTTGGAAATGCTCCTGAAGCTCAGAACATTTGGGACTACACACCGTCGGCTCTTGAACTTGGACAAACTGCTGTTCACGATCCAGCCTTCTACCAACTGTTCAAAAAGGTCATGAACCTTTACCAACAATATCAACAGTCTTTGCCTGCCTACCAGTACAACGATCTTGTCCTTCCTGGCGTTACCATCCAGAACGTTGATGTTAGCCAGCTGGTCACTCTTTTCAGCGACTATTACATCGACCTCAACGGCGTTACTGGACAATCTAaccaacaacaacaacaacaacaacaacaacaacaacagcagcaacaacaagATCAACAACAGGAACAACAGCAAAACGTTAAAGCTTATCTCAAAAGATTAGACCATCAACCCTACCAATACAAAGTCATGGTTCACAGTGAACAAAATGTACCAAGCGCAGTTGTTCGTGTCTTCCTTGGACCCAAATACGACTACCAAGGCAAACCAATTAGTATCTCTCAGAGTCGACATCTCTTTGTTCAACTTGACCAATTCATCCAAAACC TTCACTCTGGTCAGAACATCATCATTAGGAACTCCCAGCAAGCTCCTGGACAGAGCCCTGACTGGCCATCTACTTCTGAAATTCAACAAGGTGTTAATGCTGCTATCCGATCTCAGGAACCATTCTTTATTACCGAG CCACACCAAATCTTCAGTTTCCCTGCTAGGTTGTCTCTTCCCAAAGGTCAACAACAAGGTTTCCCTCTTCAGTTTCTCGTTGTAATCTCTTCTCCAAACCCACTTAATATGCCGTACGGACCAGTAATCCCCGAACAAAATTTGTCCTACCAAGCCCAACAATACCAAATCGTGAATGCCAACCAATACCAACAATTGAAACAACAAGGACAACTTTGGCAAATGGGCGGTGGAGTTCAACAAAACGTTGAGGTTCTTCCTGAGAATTTGGCCAATGCTCAGCAACAAATAGATG CTGTCAGGAATCACTATGCTAATGTCTACACCAGATACCACGGACAGTATCCCAATGCTCAAATCCAGAACCCTGTTGGCCAAGGACAAGACATGACATACAGTATCCAAGGAGTTGGAGTTGTTAACGCTGCTGGTGTTGGTGGTTCACAATCCTTAGGATTACACGGACATATCGCCGTTCAAAGCCAACAACAAATAGAACAACAAGCTCAACAGATCCAACAACAAATACaagcagcaacagcagcagctCAACAAGGACAACAGGGACAACATCAGGGCCAGGGTGCTCAAATGATTTGGAATgcacaacaacaacaacaacaacagcagcaaTTGCATCACGGACAACATATTAACAGCTGGTCTCCATCTCACATTGCCCAATCTGTCGTCCAATCTGCACAACAAGGATTGCAAGCACTATCTGGTCTGGCCGGTGCGCAAGGTCTCCAGGGTACACAAGGTGCTCAAGGTGTTCAAGGTGTTCAAGGTGTCAAAAGTGTCTCTGGCGTCAAAGCTGTTTCTGGCGTCAAAAACGTAGCTGGTGTCCAAGGTGTAGCTGGCGTCCAAGGTGTAGCTGGCGTCCAAGGTGTAGCTGGTGTTCAAGGTGTAGCTGGTGTCCAAGGTGTAGCTGGTGTCCAAGGTGTTCAAGGAGTCCAAAGTGCAGCTGGTGTTCAAGGTGTAGCTGGCGTCCAAGGTGTTCAAGGAGTCCAGGGTACACAACAAGGCGGAATTCAAGGCGGAGTACAAGGCCTGTCTGCTGTTCTGCAAGGAGGAGTGTCATCACAAAGTTGGGGAATCGGACAAGGTTTACAAGGAGTAAATGTTCCATATGGCATGCAAGGAGCCCAAGGTATGGGAGGAGTTCAATCTTGGCCAAACTCTCAAGTCCAAGGTGGAATCTCAGGAAGTGGCATCGTCGCCAGCGGACAACAACACGCTGGTGGCTTCCAAGGAATCTACGCACAAGCACAAACTGTTCAGGACCCATCTGTCAGCGAATACTACCAGAACAAACCAATCTCTGAAATCATTGGTGGTGCCATCTCCCTTGATGGCAAACCTCTCGGCTTCCCTCTGGAAAGACCGTTGGCTCCTGGTGCTCTCAGCGTTTCCAACATCttcgtgcaagacgttctcgTCTTCCACCAAGGTCAACCCACCAACGACATCACTCAGCCATAA
- the LOC126864280 gene encoding palmitoyltransferase ZDHHC8 isoform X2 has translation MPKCDVKTRYLPATFAWTALLSTTTLFFCFPCQYYVFRWGTWVPALQGVITFFVLANFTLATFMDPGVIPKAPPDEDREDDFHAPLYKNVEINGITVRMKWCVTCKFYRPPRCSHCSVCNHCIETFDHHCPWVNNCIGRRNYRFFFFFLLSLSFHMLSIFGLCLYFVLERKQQLGEVDTIVALVLMGVVILLFIPIFGLTGFHVVLVSRGRTTNEQVTGKFNGGYNPFSHGCLHNCCYTQFGPQYPSLIKPEKYSGKRCGVSTSEISTIGSENQVKTYMDSSNGVRNASSNAYNKLSPGRDGSDTDMEPTASQSADCEPTPPVQRHGSKSNFFLPPVENSESPRHPPPSQHRHPMHHTRGSPHPRPRGMNGSRSHTPDPLSPEASGSPATASQRGQGQGGASPTTQRIKAIGVPTPLAISSPIRRSNPGTPTQVRRPDFIGVNDAPTYYDVQQGNNTGIGAASGAVVTGYSPQRRFLSESELVRQGTDHSYSRTNNTVDNIRELAGSPQRGVYMWKDNSPGSYPAPTGTANATTHQSPSQRPPPPYDYYRSNPTSPTQQLYVNTPRAAYHPAMRGGVPVFPPHQSPQVKRKATMATPTTPTSGDTRRRPMSFVRALEMTDSMEMVSAPNENRSQRPTTPTPDRASVYDMNYEISV, from the exons ATGCCGAAATGCGATGTAAAGACAAGGTATCTACCAGCTACGTTTGCCTGGACAGCCCTATTAAGCACCACGACACTCTTCTTCTGTTTTCC CTGTCAATATTACGTGTTTCGATGGGGGACATGGGTACCTGCTCTTCAAGGAGTCATTACCTTTTTTGTTTTGGCAAATTTTACACTAGCAACATTTATGGATCCAGGTGTTATTCCAAAAG CACCTCCTGACGAGGATAGAGAAGATGATTTCCATGCTccattatataaaaatgtagaaatcAATGGCATTACAGTTCGTATGAAATGGTGTGTTACATGCAAATTTTACAGACCTCCACGTTGTTCACATTGCAGCGTGTGCAATCATTGTATCGAG acATTCGATCATCACTGCCCATGGGTAAATAATTGTATTGGTAGGAGGAATTACaggttcttttttttctttctcctgtCACTTAGTTTTCATATGCTCAGTATATTTGGACTTTGCCTATATTTTGTATTGGAACGTAAGCAACAGTTGGGTGAAGTGGATACTATTGTGGC acTTGTACTTATGGGAGTGGTTATACTTCTGTTCATTCCAATCTTTGGACTGACTGGCTTTCACGTAGTACTTGTTTCCAGAGGACGTACGACAAATGAACAGGTAACGGGTAAATTTAATGGAGGCTACAATCCTTTTTCTCATGGTTGCTTACACAATTGCTGTTATACGCAATTTGGACCACAATACCCCAG TTTGATTAAGCCTGAAAAGTATTCAGGAAAACGGTGCGGAGTTTCTACATCTGAGATATCGACTATAGGCAGTGAGAACCAGGTAAAAACCTACATGGATAGCAGCAATGGTGTTAGAAATGCCAGTTCAAATGCTTACAATAAG TTGTCTCCTGGACGAGATGGGTCGGATACAGACATGGAACCTACCGCATCGCAATCTGCGGATTGCGAACCCACACCTCCAGTACAAAGACATGGTTCCAAAAGCAATTTCTTCCTGCCACCTGTGGAGAATAGCGAATCTCCCAGGCACCCTCCACCATCGCAACATCGCCATCCAATGCACCACACTAGAGGCAGCCCTCACCCAAGGccaag GGGAATGAACGGTTCTCGGAGCCATACGCCTGATCCTTTATCGCCAGAAGCAAGTGGTTCACCAGCCACAGCTTCTCAAAGAGGCCAAGGTCAAGGGGGCGCTAGTCCAACAACGCAACGGATTAAAGCTATTGGAGTACCAACTCCACTTGCAATTTCCAGTCCTATTCGCAG ATCAAATCCAGGTACGCCGACGCAGGTTCGTCGGCCAGATTTTATAGGAGTTAACGACGCACCGACTTATTACGATGTACAGCAAGGAAATAATACCGGTATTGGTGCTGCTAGTGGTGCCGTCGTAACCGGTTATAGCCCGCAGCGACGGTTCTTGTCAGAAAGTGAACTCGTTCGTCAAGGTACTGATCATTCATATTCAAGAACTAACAATACTGTCGACAATATCCGAGAATTAGCGGGTTCACCTCAACGTGGTGTCTATATGTGGAAAGATAATTCTCCTGGCAGCTATCCTGCTCCAACCGGTACGGCAAATGCAACGACACATCAGTCACCCTCGCAAAGACCTCCACCACCGTACGATTATTACCGTTCCAATCCAACGAGTCCTACTCAACAATTGTACGTGAATACTCCTAGAGCGGCGTACCATCCTGCGATGAGGGGTGGAGTACCGGTCTTCCCACCGCATCAGTCGCCACAGGTGAAACGAAAAGCCACAATGGCGACACCAACTACTCCGACATCAGGCGATACTCGACGCAGACCAATGTCTTTTGTTAGAGCTTTGGAAATGACGGATTCTATGGAAATGGTGTCAGCGCCTAATGAGAACAGATCACAACGGCCCACAACGCCGACACCGGATCGTGCTAGTGTTTACGATATGAACTATGAGATATCCGTATAG
- the LOC126864280 gene encoding palmitoyltransferase ZDHHC8 isoform X3, which translates to MPKCDVKTRYLPATFAWTALLSTTTLFFCFPCQYYVFRWGTWVPALQGVITFFVLANFTLATFMDPGVIPKAPPDEDREDDFHAPLYKNVEINGITVRMKWCVTCKFYRPPRCSHCSVCNHCIETFDHHCPWVNNCIGRRNYRFFFFFLLSLSFHMLSIFGLCLYFVLERKQQLGEVDTIVALVLMGVVILLFIPIFGLTGFHVVLVSRGRTTNEQVTGKFNGGYNPFSHGCLHNCCYTQFGPQYPSLIKPEKYSGKRCGVSTSEISTIGSENQVKTYMDSSNGVRNASSNAYNKLSPGRDGSDTDMEPTASQSADCEPTPPVQRHGSKSNFFLPPVENSESPRHPPPSQHRHPMHHTRGSPHPRPRYVVNTYRGMNGSRSHTPDPLSPEASGSPATASQRGQGQGGASPTTQRIKAIGVPTPLAISSPIRRSNPGTPTQVRRPDFIGVNDAPTYYDVQQGNNTGIGAASGAVVTGYSPQRRFLSESELVRQDNSPGSYPAPTGTANATTHQSPSQRPPPPYDYYRSNPTSPTQQLYVNTPRAAYHPAMRGGVPVFPPHQSPQVKRKATMATPTTPTSGDTRRRPMSFVRALEMTDSMEMVSAPNENRSQRPTTPTPDRASVYDMNYEISV; encoded by the exons ATGCCGAAATGCGATGTAAAGACAAGGTATCTACCAGCTACGTTTGCCTGGACAGCCCTATTAAGCACCACGACACTCTTCTTCTGTTTTCC CTGTCAATATTACGTGTTTCGATGGGGGACATGGGTACCTGCTCTTCAAGGAGTCATTACCTTTTTTGTTTTGGCAAATTTTACACTAGCAACATTTATGGATCCAGGTGTTATTCCAAAAG CACCTCCTGACGAGGATAGAGAAGATGATTTCCATGCTccattatataaaaatgtagaaatcAATGGCATTACAGTTCGTATGAAATGGTGTGTTACATGCAAATTTTACAGACCTCCACGTTGTTCACATTGCAGCGTGTGCAATCATTGTATCGAG acATTCGATCATCACTGCCCATGGGTAAATAATTGTATTGGTAGGAGGAATTACaggttcttttttttctttctcctgtCACTTAGTTTTCATATGCTCAGTATATTTGGACTTTGCCTATATTTTGTATTGGAACGTAAGCAACAGTTGGGTGAAGTGGATACTATTGTGGC acTTGTACTTATGGGAGTGGTTATACTTCTGTTCATTCCAATCTTTGGACTGACTGGCTTTCACGTAGTACTTGTTTCCAGAGGACGTACGACAAATGAACAGGTAACGGGTAAATTTAATGGAGGCTACAATCCTTTTTCTCATGGTTGCTTACACAATTGCTGTTATACGCAATTTGGACCACAATACCCCAG TTTGATTAAGCCTGAAAAGTATTCAGGAAAACGGTGCGGAGTTTCTACATCTGAGATATCGACTATAGGCAGTGAGAACCAGGTAAAAACCTACATGGATAGCAGCAATGGTGTTAGAAATGCCAGTTCAAATGCTTACAATAAG TTGTCTCCTGGACGAGATGGGTCGGATACAGACATGGAACCTACCGCATCGCAATCTGCGGATTGCGAACCCACACCTCCAGTACAAAGACATGGTTCCAAAAGCAATTTCTTCCTGCCACCTGTGGAGAATAGCGAATCTCCCAGGCACCCTCCACCATCGCAACATCGCCATCCAATGCACCACACTAGAGGCAGCCCTCACCCAAGGccaag GTACGTTGTCAATACCTATAGGGGAATGAACGGTTCTCGGAGCCATACGCCTGATCCTTTATCGCCAGAAGCAAGTGGTTCACCAGCCACAGCTTCTCAAAGAGGCCAAGGTCAAGGGGGCGCTAGTCCAACAACGCAACGGATTAAAGCTATTGGAGTACCAACTCCACTTGCAATTTCCAGTCCTATTCGCAG ATCAAATCCAGGTACGCCGACGCAGGTTCGTCGGCCAGATTTTATAGGAGTTAACGACGCACCGACTTATTACGATGTACAGCAAGGAAATAATACCGGTATTGGTGCTGCTAGTGGTGCCGTCGTAACCGGTTATAGCCCGCAGCGACGGTTCTTGTCAGAAAGTGAACTCGTTCGTCAAG ATAATTCTCCTGGCAGCTATCCTGCTCCAACCGGTACGGCAAATGCAACGACACATCAGTCACCCTCGCAAAGACCTCCACCACCGTACGATTATTACCGTTCCAATCCAACGAGTCCTACTCAACAATTGTACGTGAATACTCCTAGAGCGGCGTACCATCCTGCGATGAGGGGTGGAGTACCGGTCTTCCCACCGCATCAGTCGCCACAGGTGAAACGAAAAGCCACAATGGCGACACCAACTACTCCGACATCAGGCGATACTCGACGCAGACCAATGTCTTTTGTTAGAGCTTTGGAAATGACGGATTCTATGGAAATGGTGTCAGCGCCTAATGAGAACAGATCACAACGGCCCACAACGCCGACACCGGATCGTGCTAGTGTTTACGATATGAACTATGAGATATCCGTATAG